A genomic region of Miscanthus floridulus cultivar M001 chromosome 3, ASM1932011v1, whole genome shotgun sequence contains the following coding sequences:
- the LOC136541405 gene encoding L-type lectin-domain containing receptor kinase SIT2-like, with protein MMFSKSLAFAIPFLLPLVLATIADEEFVFNGFNDSSGWDLQGSAVMLKNGILSLGTTNAGIVQPKSHAFYPSPFQMRNLTDSSIFSFSATFAFSILPSDCDESPNSLYRYSSTGDGITFVIAPNTSFTNVTSYGSFGLLDPNNNGKLSNHLVSIELDIRYNRVFGDIDDNHVGININSLNSSVSSPAGYYTDDTFSDLHPLRLSSGKEMQVWIDYDQRLMQLNVSLAPIPEPKPKHSLLSHTIDLSQVLLDYMYVGFSSSSWDSYSGFILGCSFKMNGEPASLDYSKLPRVNTTQPVTSRCRPASQFVNVLSILAPTLVFLGSAGTLILLVPIILVVRRCYRYREIHEDWELEFGPHRFSYKDLFHATDGFKDKQLLGTGGFGKVYKGLLQLSKQEVAVKVLSHDSKQGMKEFVAEVVSMGRLWHRNLVQLLGYCRRKGELLLVYEYMPNGSLDKHLYNLDPEKPSLGWALRFEIIKGVASGLFYLHEEWEQVVIHRDVKASNVLLDGEMNGRLGDFGLARLHDHGVEAHTTCVAGTRGYISPELARLGKATKATDVFAFGAFILEVACGRRPVGVNSHGEPQLLVDFVLKFWQRDLIVCMMDPRLGEEYVMEEAKLVLKLGLLCSHPSPVNRPSMRLVMQYLCGDTPFPEMPDAYLNIRSMSELHDNEIASGEYDLQYTSVQTSISSLSGGR; from the coding sequence ATGATGTTCTCCAAGAGCTTGGCCTTTGCCATTCCGTTCCTGCTCCCACTTGTCCTCGCCACCATCGCCGACGAGGAGTTCGTGTTCAATGGATTCAATGATTCTTCCGGCTGGGACCTCCAAGGTTCGGCTGTAATGCTGAAAAATGGTATCCTCAGCCTCGGCACCACCAACGCCGGTATAGTCCAACCCAAGAGCCATGCTTTCTATCCTTCTCCGTTCCAGATGCGTAACCTCACCGACAGCTCTATCTTCTCCTTCTCCGCCACCTTCGCCTTCTCTATACTTCCTTCCGATTGTGACGAATCGCCAAACAGCCTATACAGATACAGTAGTACAGGCGACGGAATTACCTTTGTCATCGCCCCAAACACCAGCTTCACCAATGTAACCAGTTATGGCTCCTTCGGTCTTCTTGACCCCAACAACAATGGCAAATTGTCAAATCACCTGGTCTCCATTGAGCTAGATATCAGATACAACAGAGTGTTTGGTGACATAGATGACAACCATGTTGGCATCAACATTAACAGCTTGAATTCTTCAGTATCCTCTCCAGCAGGCTACTACACGGATGATACATTCTCTGATTTGCACCCACTGCGGCTGTCCAGTGGCAAGGAGATGCAAGTATGGATAGATTATGACCAAAGGCTTATGCAACTCAACGTCAGTCTGGCTCCTATCCCAGAACCAAAGCCCAAGCACTCTTTGCTATCTCACACTATTGATCTTTCGCAAGTGCTGCTAGATTACATGTATGTCGGCTTCTCATCATCATCCTGGGATAGTTATAGTGGTTTCATTCTCGGCTGCAGCTTCAAGATGAACGGAGAACCTGCGTCACTTGACTACTCCAAGTTGCCGAGAGTAAATACAACCCAACCTGTTACCTCCAGATGTCGGCCTGCGTCTCAGTTTGTTAATGTGCTGTCAATACTTGCTCCTACCTTGGTTTTTCTTGGTTCAGCTGGGACCCTAATACTGCTTGTGCCCATCATCCTAgttgtgagaagatgctacaggTACCGGGAGATCCATGAGGACTGGGAGCTCGAGTTCGGACCCCACCGGTTCTCATACAAGGACCTATTCCATGCAACAGATGGCTTTAAGGACAAGCAGTTGCTTGGGACAGGGGGATTTGGGAAGGTATACAAAGGACTACTTCAATTATCAAAGCAGGAGGTTGCAGTGAAGGTCCTGTCCCACGACTCCAAGCAAGGGATGAAAGAGTTTGTTGCAGAGGTTGTAAGTATGGGCCGCCTTTGGCATCGTAACCTTGTGCAGTTACTTGGGTATTGCCGTCGCAAAGGTGAATTGTTGCTGGTCTAcgagtacatgccaaatggtagCCTTGATAAGCACTTGTACAACCTCGACCCGGAGAAGCCTTCCTTGGGTTGGGCTCTTAGGTTCGAGATCATCAAGGGTGTGGCATCAGGGCTCTTTTACCTGCATGAGGAATGGGAGCAGGTTGTCATACACCGGGACGTCAAGGCAAGCAACGTGCTTCTTGATGGTGAGATGAACGGACGACTAGGTGACTTTGGCCTAGCTAGGTTGCACGACCATGGAGTTGAGGCACATACAACATGTGTTGCAGGAACTAGGGGCTACATATCACCCGAATTAGCAAGGCTTGGAAAGGCCACAAAAGCAACTGATGTGTTCGCGTTCGGCGCGTTCATCCTGGAGGTTGCCTGTGGTAGGCGACCGGTCGGGGTGAATTCCCATGGTGAACCTCAACTCCTGGTGGATTTCGTGCTGAAGTTTTGGCAGCGCGATCTGATTGTTTGCATGATGGATCCTAGGTTGGGAGAAGAATATGTGATGGAGGAGGCAAAGTTGGTGCTGAAGCTTGGGCTTCTTTGCTCACACCCGTCCCCAGTCAACAGGCCAAGCATGAGGCTTGTCATGCAGTATTTATGTGGGGACACTCCATTCCCGGAGATGCCAGATGCTTATCTGAACATCAGGAGCATGAGTGAGCTGCACGACAATGAAATTGCCTCTGGTGAATACGATCTCCAGTATACCTCAGTCCAGACCAGTATAAGCAGTCTCTCAGGAGGGAGATGA